The following coding sequences are from one Beggiatoa alba B18LD window:
- a CDS encoding alpha-2-macroglobulin family protein — protein MNSKHLLILLVTLNSLLTSMPSWAVFDSAKFNQSKPLEISRITPTGEDVEAERQIVFQFNQPVVPIGKMERSAAEIPITIQPEVKCEWRWVDTSALACQLRDEDALKPATRYRIVMQTGIKTEDGRTIAQAIKHEFITQRPRVSYTSFDTWKAPNSPQIRVSFNQSVTKVSVESSLYIRKPNGQRIAINVLPTQETDDTEEGETDNGETIDLPPPADTPPKAETPATPPSPEPTAARAWVIAPKQLLALDTSYELWVTEGLISGEGGTEKGIENQVVTNFDTLPEFRFLGVSCTTLGNEDVFIAPKDAVNKAKRCNPLRQVALVFSSPVSNTMVKQNLLLTPDLAGGRTDYDPWDKVSDYNRLRDSHTKGDTYKIWLPELLKAYQIYKVAILNPNTLKDEFGRALPSAVNLEFATDNREPNFVFEYEHSVLESGITDSELPMYTTNLKDITISYQELTGQGWTALKNAVTQAPTIKNLAVKLPVGIRKLLNGKSGIIQGRYTTTPNTNQGGYEWGNWFFSQVTPYHVQAKVGHYNSLVWITDFATGKPVADAKISLYLDDYVGKDKLPDPIATATTDENGLATLAGRETLDPTLQHNYVYNPSEQRFFVHVQKGEEVALLPLDQNYAIEMYQISPDYSVYSYPRQKYAYIQAWGTTAQGVYKVGDTIQYKIYVRNEGNNKLEPAPKGTYKLSVYDPTGKVINEVPTVQLSEFGAFHGEFVVPTTGAVGWYRFELSADFYENTWSPMRVLVSDFTPSPFRVKTTLNGDLFHLGDTVSVETQASLHAGGAYGDAQTLVAAVLSQNEFVPASPLAKGFQFDTFADNTDDETLFHTESAVDAKGLLTTEIPLKETKVLYGTLRIESAVRDDRGKDVASSATATYVGRDRFVGLKTENWLLNAGKENTVNVLVVDERGNPIAGTPVNVLIEREDTKASRVKGAGNAYLTQYETVWVETNRCETTATAEPYICRFTPPSAGTYRLVATIKDTKEREHKTTVNQWAVGAGEVVWQMEAGNGLEIVPEQEKYKVGETAKYLVKNPFPNATALVTVERLGILKSWLVTLPNSVEVISVPVEADYTPGFYVSVTVVSPRVDKPIDAEQVDLGKPTFRMGYAKTLVEEPYKELVVDIKTDKPVYKPREPVTVKFNAHAKQADVKAQPIELAVIVLDESVFDLIQGGLSYFDPYRGFYHLSDLDMSNYSLLMRLVGRQKFEKKGATPGGDGGMGPNLRSLFKFVSYWNPSVPVDAEGNAQVQFNTPDNLTGWRVLALAATPADRLGLGNANFKVNLPIEVRPALPNQVMVGDTFDAGFTVMNRTENARELEVTISATGPVQKTAGADKTNMTVKLKAEPYKRYNVWLPISTTDIGDIQFTATAGDATDKDGLTQTLKVLPRRSLDTAATYGTTTEASLSESLQFPADIYGNVGQVSVVVSPTVISDINGAFQYMRDYPYACWEQKLSKGTMAAHYNNLKAYLPNTVMWEGSASLPQATLDLAADYQAPNGGMTFFIAQDQYVSPYLSAYTALAFNWLRASGYVIPDQVENRLHEYLLTLLRKDVMPDFYSQGMASSVRAVALAALAKHGKVVRDDINRYQRALKDMDLFGKSQYLDAALAIPNTNKIRMETANAILSQLNQTGGKITFQETLDDGYNHLLSSNLRTECAILDVLVKYDEVMQNNNLVSDIPYKLVRHISQTRKYQGHWENTQENMFCMNALTSYARVYEKDKPAMIVKTFIDDKPLSLLNKPTETEVRFDDVKNPAQTFARPINEQDPARKATVKLDKQGDGRVYYTVRMQYAMKEEKATAVNAGMEINREYYVKRNDKWELLTSPFELKTGELVRVDLFLSLPAARHFVVVDDPIPGGLEPVNRDLATASTVAADEAKGTYAGGSIWFRFSDWREYAFSFWSFYHKELRHNAAIFYADYLPVGNYHLSYIAQAIAPGEFTILPTHTEEMYDPDVYGKSTPAKLKVTRDPSADAGK, from the coding sequence ATGAACAGCAAGCATTTACTTATTTTGCTGGTTACTTTAAATAGCTTATTAACCAGTATGCCGTCATGGGCGGTTTTTGATTCTGCGAAGTTTAATCAGTCTAAGCCTTTAGAAATCAGTCGGATTACCCCAACAGGCGAAGATGTGGAAGCAGAACGACAAATTGTTTTCCAATTCAATCAACCTGTCGTGCCAATTGGTAAAATGGAACGCAGCGCGGCAGAAATTCCTATTACCATTCAACCTGAAGTCAAATGCGAATGGCGGTGGGTTGACACTTCCGCCTTAGCCTGCCAATTGCGCGATGAAGATGCGTTAAAACCAGCAACCCGCTATCGAATCGTCATGCAAACAGGTATTAAAACCGAAGACGGTCGCACAATTGCCCAAGCGATTAAACACGAATTTATTACCCAACGCCCGCGTGTTTCTTATACCTCATTTGACACATGGAAAGCCCCGAATAGTCCGCAAATTCGCGTCAGTTTTAATCAATCCGTGACGAAAGTCTCTGTCGAAAGTAGTTTGTACATTCGCAAACCGAACGGACAACGCATTGCGATTAATGTTTTACCCACTCAAGAAACCGACGATACGGAAGAAGGTGAGACAGATAACGGCGAAACGATTGATTTACCCCCGCCAGCAGACACTCCCCCAAAAGCAGAAACCCCCGCAACGCCTCCAAGCCCTGAGCCAACGGCGGCAAGAGCATGGGTTATTGCCCCTAAACAATTGTTAGCCTTAGATACTTCTTATGAGTTATGGGTAACAGAAGGTTTAATTTCAGGCGAGGGCGGAACGGAGAAAGGGATTGAAAATCAAGTTGTCACTAATTTTGATACGTTGCCAGAATTTCGTTTTTTAGGCGTTTCATGTACGACATTAGGAAATGAAGATGTCTTTATTGCGCCCAAAGACGCTGTTAATAAAGCTAAACGTTGTAACCCCTTACGCCAAGTTGCTTTAGTATTTTCCAGTCCTGTCAGCAATACGATGGTCAAACAAAATTTATTGCTAACCCCTGATTTAGCAGGCGGACGGACAGATTATGATCCTTGGGATAAAGTTTCTGATTACAATCGGTTAAGAGACAGTCATACCAAAGGCGACACTTATAAAATTTGGCTACCAGAGTTATTAAAAGCCTATCAAATTTATAAAGTTGCTATTCTTAACCCTAACACGCTAAAAGACGAATTTGGGCGTGCTTTACCCAGTGCGGTTAATTTAGAATTTGCAACCGATAATCGTGAACCAAATTTTGTTTTTGAATATGAACATTCTGTTTTAGAAAGTGGCATTACAGACAGCGAATTGCCGATGTACACCACGAATTTAAAAGATATTACAATTTCTTATCAAGAATTAACAGGACAAGGTTGGACAGCCTTAAAAAATGCTGTCACCCAAGCCCCAACCATTAAAAACCTCGCGGTCAAACTCCCTGTTGGCATTAGAAAGTTATTAAACGGCAAATCAGGCATTATTCAAGGACGTTACACCACGACACCCAATACTAATCAAGGGGGTTACGAATGGGGTAATTGGTTTTTTAGCCAAGTAACGCCGTACCACGTGCAAGCTAAAGTGGGACACTACAATAGCCTTGTGTGGATTACTGACTTTGCCACAGGTAAACCCGTTGCTGATGCAAAAATTAGTTTATATTTAGATGATTATGTAGGAAAAGATAAACTACCAGACCCAATTGCAACGGCAACAACAGACGAAAACGGGCTTGCTACCTTAGCAGGACGGGAAACGTTAGACCCAACCTTGCAACATAACTATGTCTATAACCCCAGCGAACAACGCTTTTTCGTTCACGTACAAAAAGGCGAAGAAGTGGCGTTATTACCCTTAGACCAAAATTATGCGATTGAGATGTATCAAATTTCGCCTGATTACTCAGTCTATAGCTATCCGCGCCAAAAATATGCCTATATCCAAGCATGGGGCACGACCGCGCAAGGGGTTTATAAAGTTGGCGACACTATTCAATATAAAATTTATGTGCGCAATGAAGGCAATAACAAATTAGAACCTGCACCAAAAGGGACTTATAAACTTTCTGTTTATGACCCGACGGGCAAAGTTATCAATGAAGTGCCGACTGTTCAACTTTCTGAATTTGGCGCGTTTCATGGTGAGTTTGTCGTACCTACAACGGGGGCAGTTGGCTGGTATCGCTTTGAATTAAGTGCTGACTTTTACGAAAATACATGGTCGCCTATGCGCGTTTTAGTCAGTGACTTTACACCTTCGCCTTTCCGTGTCAAAACAACGTTAAATGGCGATTTATTTCACCTTGGCGATACCGTCAGCGTTGAGACGCAAGCCAGTTTACACGCAGGGGGGGCTTATGGGGATGCGCAAACCTTAGTTGCCGCTGTACTCAGTCAAAATGAATTTGTTCCTGCCAGTCCGTTAGCAAAAGGTTTTCAATTTGACACCTTTGCAGACAATACCGATGATGAAACCCTCTTTCATACAGAAAGTGCAGTGGATGCAAAAGGCTTATTAACAACAGAGATTCCGTTAAAAGAGACTAAAGTTTTATATGGCACATTACGAATTGAAAGCGCGGTGCGGGATGACCGAGGCAAAGACGTTGCGAGCAGTGCTACCGCAACTTATGTCGGACGCGATAGATTTGTCGGCTTAAAAACTGAAAACTGGCTCTTAAATGCAGGCAAAGAAAATACGGTTAATGTTCTGGTGGTTGATGAGCGTGGCAATCCGATTGCAGGAACACCTGTGAATGTTCTCATTGAACGTGAAGATACCAAAGCCTCACGGGTCAAAGGTGCAGGTAATGCTTATTTAACCCAATACGAAACGGTATGGGTTGAAACAAACCGTTGTGAAACAACTGCAACCGCAGAGCCTTATATTTGTCGCTTTACCCCACCCAGCGCGGGCACTTATCGACTGGTTGCTACAATTAAAGACACCAAAGAACGTGAACATAAAACGACTGTTAATCAGTGGGCTGTTGGTGCGGGCGAAGTGGTCTGGCAAATGGAAGCGGGTAACGGTTTAGAAATCGTTCCCGAACAAGAAAAGTATAAAGTCGGTGAAACGGCAAAATATCTGGTTAAAAACCCATTCCCTAATGCAACGGCATTAGTCACCGTAGAACGTTTAGGCATTTTAAAAAGCTGGTTAGTGACGCTACCTAACAGCGTTGAAGTTATCAGTGTGCCTGTAGAAGCCGATTACACCCCCGGTTTTTATGTCTCTGTCACGGTGGTTTCTCCGCGTGTGGATAAACCCATCGATGCAGAACAAGTTGATTTAGGCAAGCCAACATTCCGCATGGGCTACGCTAAAACCTTAGTAGAAGAGCCTTATAAAGAATTAGTCGTTGACATTAAAACCGATAAACCTGTTTACAAACCCCGCGAACCCGTTACGGTAAAATTTAACGCCCATGCAAAACAAGCGGATGTTAAAGCTCAACCGATTGAGTTAGCAGTAATTGTCCTCGACGAATCCGTTTTTGACTTAATTCAAGGCGGACTCAGCTACTTTGACCCTTATCGTGGTTTCTATCATCTCAGCGACTTAGACATGAGCAATTACAGTTTACTCATGCGTTTAGTCGGTCGACAAAAGTTTGAAAAGAAAGGCGCGACCCCTGGCGGTGATGGTGGCATGGGGCCGAATCTCCGCTCACTCTTTAAATTCGTCAGTTATTGGAATCCAAGCGTTCCCGTCGATGCGGAAGGTAACGCCCAAGTTCAATTTAACACCCCAGACAATTTAACAGGTTGGCGAGTATTAGCCCTAGCCGCAACCCCTGCTGACCGTCTAGGCTTAGGCAATGCAAACTTTAAAGTCAACTTACCCATCGAAGTACGTCCTGCCTTACCTAATCAAGTGATGGTTGGTGACACCTTCGATGCAGGTTTTACCGTGATGAATCGCACCGAGAATGCCCGCGAGTTAGAAGTAACCATCAGCGCGACAGGTCCAGTGCAAAAAACAGCAGGGGCAGATAAAACCAACATGACCGTGAAGCTAAAAGCAGAGCCTTATAAACGTTACAATGTTTGGCTGCCCATTAGCACAACTGATATTGGCGATATCCAATTTACTGCCACTGCAGGTGATGCCACCGATAAAGATGGTTTAACTCAAACGCTTAAAGTGTTACCCCGTCGCTCACTAGATACCGCCGCCACTTACGGCACAACCACAGAGGCAAGTCTCAGTGAATCCTTACAATTCCCTGCGGATATTTATGGCAATGTCGGACAAGTAAGCGTTGTCGTCTCTCCAACGGTTATCAGTGATATTAATGGCGCGTTCCAATACATGCGCGACTATCCCTATGCCTGCTGGGAACAAAAGCTGAGCAAAGGCACGATGGCAGCGCACTATAATAACCTCAAAGCCTATCTACCCAACACGGTAATGTGGGAAGGTTCAGCTTCTTTACCACAAGCGACGTTAGATTTAGCCGCTGATTATCAAGCCCCCAATGGTGGCATGACCTTCTTTATTGCCCAAGACCAATATGTCAGCCCCTACCTCAGTGCTTACACCGCTTTAGCCTTTAACTGGTTACGTGCCAGCGGTTACGTGATTCCTGACCAAGTAGAAAATCGCTTGCATGAATACTTACTGACCCTGTTACGTAAAGATGTGATGCCTGATTTTTATTCGCAAGGCATGGCATCCAGCGTGCGTGCGGTCGCACTGGCGGCACTGGCAAAACATGGCAAAGTTGTACGGGATGACATCAATCGTTATCAACGCGCTTTAAAAGACATGGACTTATTTGGCAAAAGCCAATACTTAGATGCCGCTTTAGCCATTCCTAATACAAATAAAATCCGTATGGAAACGGCAAACGCGATATTGTCACAGCTCAACCAAACGGGCGGAAAAATCACCTTCCAAGAAACCTTAGACGATGGCTACAACCATCTTTTAAGCTCTAATTTACGCACTGAATGCGCTATTTTAGACGTGTTAGTCAAATACGATGAAGTAATGCAAAACAATAACTTAGTCAGTGATATCCCCTATAAATTGGTACGTCATATTTCTCAGACACGGAAATATCAAGGACATTGGGAAAATACGCAAGAAAATATGTTTTGTATGAATGCGTTAACCTCATATGCACGAGTTTATGAAAAAGATAAACCTGCGATGATTGTTAAAACCTTCATTGATGACAAACCATTAAGTTTATTAAATAAACCGACAGAAACCGAAGTGCGTTTTGACGATGTGAAAAACCCCGCCCAAACCTTCGCCCGTCCTATCAATGAACAAGACCCCGCCCGCAAAGCAACGGTTAAGTTAGATAAACAAGGCGATGGACGTGTTTACTACACCGTGCGGATGCAATATGCCATGAAGGAAGAGAAAGCAACCGCTGTTAATGCAGGGATGGAAATTAACCGCGAATACTACGTCAAACGCAATGACAAATGGGAATTACTGACCAGTCCCTTTGAATTGAAAACAGGCGAATTAGTGCGCGTGGATTTATTCCTCTCTTTACCTGCGGCGCGTCATTTTGTTGTGGTAGATGACCCCATTCCAGGGGGATTAGAACCTGTCAACCGTGATTTAGCGACAGCCTCCACCGTCGCGGCGGATGAAGCAAAAGGGACTTATGCGGGGGGGTCTATTTGGTTTCGCTTCAGTGATTGGCGTGAATACGCCTTCTCCTTCTGGAGCTTCTACCATAAAGAGCTACGCCATAACGCTGCAATTTTCTACGCGGATTATCTTCCTGTTGGCAATTATCACTTGTCTTATATCGCGCAAGCCATTGCACCTGGTGAATTTACGATTCTGCCAACGCATACCGAAGAAATGTATGACCCTGATGTCTATGGCAAGAGCACCCCTGCAAAGTTAAAAGTCACCCGTGACCCCTCAGCCGATGCAGGCAAATAA
- a CDS encoding M4 family metallopeptidase, with the protein MFILWRLNSLLLFGGMILVSSVFAEEIENKPSFPAIHVNPLHLPATPKIQANPSAQSQTAQTLLEQLHALKARQANPKNVDEGVRQVYTAETQTPIAKQADNLSTLSQQVGEKFSIKWRANGTPLQIGGGILATPLLLQGVDNLGKTARYEATARQFLRENRQLLRIDDPDKEFILQRQQTDSLQRTQLRFEQFYKNLPIYPAEIAIHLDSQGNVDLMNGAYIPTPRKLLATTPQISRDVARTQALARHVGKVSEPELIIYAPEDKTPQLAWRISIISSARENWLVVINALTGEIIDDYNQNPSANVQGTGEDLFNQIVALNLWADRGQYYLIDTSKPMFTGTPNEEKGSIYIYDLNGRSPDKEEALILVSSRNANSGFIPEGVSLAYHLSNIYNYYQQRYQRNSYDGEGASILGVVRMGEEYADNAFWNGAGLFFGNADSYAGSLDIIAHEFQHAVTQHTANLVYKNQSGALNEAYSDIFGEMLESYVQGRTDWQMGTSLKSGVLRDLINPNRLNAPATMAQYINTTEDNGGVHLNMTIVAHAFYLLADGLNNAIGKTDAERIFFRALNTYLTKNAQFIDARLATIKAADDLFGSNSPQSQKVAEAFNAVQIYDGQSTPDAPTYAPIDAPDATLSICVSGGNFFLCRRDPSLNDGTLGVYLTRFDVAPRRASVTANGTLAAFVDSIHDFCLIPLNSTTAVEERCLGEAGLIHSVAMSPDGNRYAFVLQDENGSPTNTITIMDIAQNSVQEYTIQAPATEGVMTNTILFADALDFTADGENLVYDALNILKLSDGEQVASWSIYALDLASTQIISIVPPVAGLDIGNPSLSQTSDNNLTFTATEPNTGISSIYAANLNTGELRWIGNARGEYSVASYTGDDTGIVFDTYDENTPTQFSLVYQAVKEKIYPQGELALWLKDASYGTVYRRGVTSTPTPTPVPTPPANNSPSAPQTTDAGTQITSDIWMKAEIISVEKGAINALWRLGGDSLTARGDRVIWGYFYANPTDVSWGSPDNPDLYVKIWFDVSGRIDVNFFHVSVPNINVYSRRNNGSYLTGTSTTEQRYVRHTYNPNNTQQASVEATQNATVLSTAYNRPNNFPTMFMNTQIKTEEKGAIAGLLFNGGLGQSARGDQVAWGYYYANPDLVTWGNANNPEVFYKIWWDVSGRIDVNFFHVSVPDIVVNSRLETQTNFQNSDVTLSRRYSRHEYTPR; encoded by the coding sequence ATGTTCATCTTATGGCGTTTAAATAGCTTATTGTTATTCGGTGGAATGATACTTGTATCATCTGTATTCGCAGAAGAGATTGAGAACAAGCCATCATTCCCAGCCATTCATGTCAATCCCTTACATCTGCCCGCAACGCCAAAAATTCAAGCCAACCCGTCTGCACAATCTCAAACAGCACAAACATTGCTTGAGCAATTACATGCCTTAAAAGCGCGACAAGCAAACCCAAAAAATGTTGATGAAGGGGTTCGACAAGTTTATACAGCAGAAACACAGACCCCAATAGCAAAGCAGGCGGATAATTTAAGCACATTAAGTCAGCAAGTGGGCGAGAAGTTTTCGATTAAATGGCGAGCCAATGGCACACCTTTGCAAATCGGTGGCGGGATTTTAGCCACACCCTTGTTATTACAAGGCGTGGATAATCTGGGTAAAACAGCGCGTTATGAAGCCACTGCCCGCCAATTTCTCCGTGAGAATCGTCAGTTATTACGGATTGATGACCCTGATAAAGAATTTATTTTACAGCGTCAACAAACGGATAGCTTACAGCGAACACAATTGCGTTTTGAACAATTTTATAAAAATTTGCCCATTTATCCCGCTGAAATTGCTATTCATTTAGATTCGCAAGGAAATGTCGATTTAATGAATGGGGCTTATATTCCAACCCCACGCAAATTATTAGCCACAACCCCCCAAATCTCCCGCGACGTTGCCCGCACACAAGCACTTGCTCGACATGTAGGAAAAGTCAGTGAGCCTGAACTAATTATCTATGCCCCTGAAGACAAAACACCACAATTAGCATGGCGAATAAGCATTATTAGCTCTGCCCGTGAAAATTGGTTAGTGGTGATTAATGCCTTAACAGGTGAAATTATCGACGATTACAATCAAAATCCGAGCGCGAATGTGCAAGGCACAGGTGAAGATTTATTTAACCAAATTGTTGCCCTTAATCTATGGGCAGATAGGGGACAATATTACTTAATCGACACGTCAAAACCGATGTTTACAGGTACACCTAATGAAGAGAAAGGCTCTATTTATATCTACGATTTAAATGGACGTTCGCCCGATAAAGAGGAGGCATTAATTCTAGTCAGTAGCCGTAATGCTAATAGTGGCTTTATTCCAGAAGGGGTCAGTTTAGCTTATCACTTATCCAATATTTATAATTATTATCAGCAACGTTATCAACGCAATTCTTATGATGGGGAAGGAGCTTCTATATTAGGGGTTGTTAGAATGGGGGAAGAATACGCAGATAATGCGTTTTGGAATGGTGCAGGCTTATTTTTTGGCAATGCGGATAGTTATGCAGGTTCTTTAGACATTATAGCGCACGAATTTCAACATGCTGTCACCCAACACACAGCTAATTTAGTTTATAAAAATCAATCTGGTGCATTAAACGAGGCGTATTCCGATATTTTTGGCGAAATGCTTGAGTCTTATGTACAAGGGCGGACTGATTGGCAAATGGGGACGAGTCTTAAAAGTGGCGTATTACGTGACTTAATCAATCCTAACCGTTTGAATGCCCCTGCAACAATGGCGCAATATATCAATACAACAGAAGACAATGGCGGGGTTCATTTAAACATGACTATTGTCGCCCATGCGTTCTATTTACTGGCAGACGGTTTAAACAACGCTATTGGCAAAACTGATGCAGAACGAATTTTTTTCCGTGCTTTAAATACCTACCTCACTAAAAATGCCCAATTTATCGATGCTCGTTTAGCGACGATTAAAGCCGCTGATGATTTATTTGGCTCAAATTCCCCACAAAGCCAAAAAGTCGCTGAAGCCTTTAACGCCGTGCAAATTTATGACGGACAAAGCACCCCTGATGCCCCTACTTACGCACCTATTGATGCCCCTGATGCCACCCTTTCCATCTGCGTATCAGGCGGTAATTTTTTTCTCTGTCGACGTGACCCAAGCCTAAACGATGGCACATTAGGCGTTTATCTCACCCGTTTTGATGTCGCTCCACGACGGGCTTCTGTTACTGCCAACGGAACACTTGCCGCTTTTGTCGACTCCATTCACGATTTTTGTTTAATTCCCTTAAACAGCACCACTGCCGTTGAAGAACGCTGTTTAGGAGAAGCAGGCTTAATCCATTCTGTAGCCATGTCGCCTGATGGAAATCGTTACGCATTTGTCTTACAAGATGAAAATGGTAGCCCGACAAATACCATTACTATCATGGATATTGCACAAAACAGCGTGCAGGAATACACCATACAAGCCCCCGCCACAGAAGGGGTGATGACAAACACGATTTTATTTGCGGATGCTTTAGACTTTACTGCCGATGGAGAAAATCTTGTTTATGATGCCCTGAATATCCTAAAACTCAGTGATGGCGAACAAGTCGCCTCATGGAGTATTTACGCATTAGACCTCGCCAGTACACAAATTATCAGCATCGTTCCCCCCGTTGCAGGTTTAGACATCGGAAACCCCAGTTTAAGCCAAACCAGCGACAACAACTTAACGTTTACTGCAACAGAACCAAATACAGGTATCTCAAGTATTTATGCGGCTAACTTAAATACAGGCGAGTTGCGATGGATAGGTAACGCTCGTGGCGAATATAGCGTTGCTAGCTACACGGGGGATGATACAGGGATTGTGTTTGATACTTACGACGAGAACACACCGACCCAATTTTCTCTCGTTTATCAAGCAGTCAAAGAAAAAATTTATCCACAAGGCGAGCTTGCCTTATGGCTCAAAGATGCCAGTTATGGCACAGTTTACCGTCGTGGTGTCACCAGCACACCGACACCAACACCAGTTCCAACCCCGCCCGCCAACAATTCCCCCTCCGCACCTCAAACCACAGACGCAGGCACACAAATCACCAGCGATATTTGGATGAAAGCAGAAATTATCAGCGTCGAGAAAGGGGCGATTAATGCCCTATGGCGATTAGGGGGCGATTCACTCACTGCACGTGGCGACCGTGTTATCTGGGGCTATTTCTATGCAAATCCGACAGATGTTTCATGGGGTAGCCCTGATAATCCAGACTTATACGTTAAAATCTGGTTTGATGTTAGCGGACGTATTGACGTGAACTTTTTCCACGTCTCTGTCCCAAATATTAACGTATATAGCCGACGGAATAACGGCAGTTATTTAACAGGCACAAGCACCACTGAACAACGCTATGTCCGCCATACTTACAACCCCAACAACACCCAACAAGCAAGCGTAGAAGCAACCCAAAACGCCACTGTATTAAGCACCGCCTATAATCGCCCTAATAATTTCCCGACAATGTTCATGAATACCCAGATTAAAACCGAAGAAAAAGGCGCGATAGCAGGCTTACTGTTTAATGGCGGTTTAGGACAATCCGCACGTGGCGACCAAGTTGCTTGGGGATATTATTATGCAAATCCTGACCTCGTGACGTGGGGCAATGCCAATAATCCTGAAGTTTTTTATAAAATTTGGTGGGATGTCAGTGGACGCATTGACGTTAATTTTTTCCATGTTTCTGTCCCCGACATTGTCGTTAATTCTCGCTTAGAAACACAAACTAATTTCCAAAATAGCGATGTGACATTGAGTCGTCGATATAGTCGGCACGAATACACCCCGCGCTAA
- the miaA gene encoding tRNA (adenosine(37)-N6)-dimethylallyltransferase MiaA: MTDIPCIFLMGPTAAGKTDLAVAIVQHFPCEIISVDSALVYRGMDIGTAKPSAEILSIAPHRLIDICDPLESYSAARFCKDALQHIAEIQAHGKIPLLVGGTGLYFRSLQQGLSDLPPADVNVRERLNQLIESEGLTALHARLAQVDPIAAQRIHPNDPQRIQRALEVYEISGISMTDWYAKADKAWSLPDVVKFVIAPAQREVLHARIAKRFKLMLQQGLVDEVETLFKRGDLDLSLPAMRAVGYRQVWQYLTGELDYTSMVEQGIVATRQLAKRQLTWLRAEADAVWFDSQETNITELVLKRLAKIPMLSQIRQ; this comes from the coding sequence ATGACTGACATACCTTGTATTTTCTTAATGGGACCAACGGCAGCAGGAAAAACTGACCTAGCCGTTGCCATCGTCCAACATTTTCCTTGTGAAATTATCAGCGTTGACTCAGCCCTTGTTTATCGGGGTATGGATATCGGTACAGCCAAGCCTAGCGCAGAAATTTTAAGCATCGCCCCCCATCGTCTGATTGATATTTGTGACCCGTTAGAATCCTATTCTGCCGCCCGTTTCTGTAAAGATGCCTTACAACACATTGCAGAAATTCAAGCACACGGCAAAATCCCGCTACTGGTTGGCGGAACAGGCTTATATTTTCGCAGTTTACAGCAAGGATTATCCGATTTACCGCCCGCAGATGTGAATGTTCGTGAACGCTTAAATCAACTGATTGAAAGTGAAGGATTAACAGCGTTACATGCGCGACTTGCCCAAGTTGACCCAATTGCTGCACAACGCATCCATCCCAACGACCCACAACGCATTCAACGTGCCTTAGAAGTTTATGAAATATCAGGTATATCTATGACAGATTGGTATGCAAAAGCTGACAAGGCATGGTCATTGCCCGATGTGGTTAAATTCGTTATTGCACCTGCGCAGAGAGAAGTATTACATGCTAGAATAGCAAAGCGGTTTAAACTCATGTTGCAACAAGGGCTCGTCGATGAAGTCGAAACCTTGTTTAAACGTGGCGACTTAGATCTGAGTTTACCAGCCATGCGAGCAGTGGGTTATCGTCAAGTATGGCAATATTTAACAGGCGAGTTGGATTACACAAGTATGGTAGAACAAGGGATTGTCGCAACGCGCCAACTGGCTAAACGCCAATTAACATGGTTACGTGCTGAAGCCGACGCCGTTTGGTTTGATAGTCAAGAAACCAATATAACCGAACTTGTATTGAAAAGACTTGCCAAAATCCCCATGCTTTCTCAAATACGTCAATAA
- the hfq gene encoding RNA chaperone Hfq, translating to MSKGQSLQDPFLNALRKERVPVSIYLVNGIKLQGQIESFDQFVVLLKNAVSQMVYKHAISTIVPARNVKIPHEDLMQDENG from the coding sequence ATGAGTAAAGGGCAGTCATTGCAAGACCCTTTTTTGAATGCCTTGCGTAAAGAACGTGTGCCAGTGTCTATTTACCTAGTCAATGGTATTAAATTGCAAGGACAAATTGAATCTTTTGATCAATTTGTAGTGCTCCTCAAAAACGCTGTCAGCCAAATGGTTTACAAACATGCGATTTCTACAATTGTTCCTGCACGTAATGTCAAGATTCCGCATGAAGATTTAATGCAAGATGAAAATGGTTAG